The Gemella haemolysans genome includes a region encoding these proteins:
- the trmB gene encoding tRNA (guanosine(46)-N7)-methyltransferase TrmB produces MRVRNRADARERLENSPVVFLQPKDNKGKWKEIFGNENSIHLEIGSGKGKFIHTLAEKHPDINFIAMEAQPTVLTFLLDKVEETHRENLKLISGNAEDLLEYFAEGEVDQLYLNFSDPWPKTRHEKRRLTFHTFLARYEAILSGDKTIIQKTDNQGLFEYSLMSYAKYGFTFNRLSLDLTNSIYEEDNVHTEYEDKFIKKGNRIYMVEAVKVE; encoded by the coding sequence ATGAGAGTTCGAAATAGAGCAGACGCAAGAGAGCGTTTAGAAAATAGTCCCGTTGTATTTTTACAACCTAAGGATAATAAAGGGAAATGGAAAGAAATATTTGGAAATGAAAATTCAATTCATCTTGAAATAGGGAGTGGAAAAGGTAAGTTTATTCATACATTAGCAGAAAAACATCCAGATATAAACTTTATCGCAATGGAAGCTCAACCTACTGTATTAACATTTCTATTAGATAAAGTAGAAGAAACACACAGAGAAAATCTGAAACTAATTTCTGGTAATGCAGAGGATTTACTTGAATATTTTGCTGAAGGAGAAGTTGATCAACTTTATCTAAACTTCTCTGATCCATGGCCAAAAACAAGACATGAAAAAAGACGTTTAACATTCCACACATTTTTAGCTCGTTATGAAGCGATACTTAGTGGAGATAAAACTATTATACAAAAAACAGATAATCAAGGCTTATTTGAATATAGTCTAATGAGTTATGCAAAATACGGATTTACATTCAATAGATTATCATTAGACCTAACAAACAGCATCTATGAAGAAGATAATGTTCATACAGAATATGAAGATAAGTTCATTAAAAAAGGTAATAGAATATACATGGTAGAAGCTGTAAAAGTAGAATAA
- the pgsA gene encoding CDP-diacylglycerol--glycerol-3-phosphate 3-phosphatidyltransferase has translation MNLPNKITLFRTILIPIFIVFLLYNMGGSISILGGRNITLNIFIAALIFMFASFTDFIDGYLARKYNLVTNMGKFLDPLADKLLVGSAFIVMVELGLMHSWMVVVVIAREFAVTGLRLLAVEKGEVIPAGILGKLKTISQLLAIILILLGNPIFNSIGFKLDYILLWISVLLTILSGLEYFKNSLHVFK, from the coding sequence ATGAATCTACCAAATAAAATAACATTATTTAGAACAATATTAATACCTATATTTATAGTATTTTTATTATATAATATGGGAGGAAGTATTTCTATCCTAGGTGGTCGAAATATAACCCTTAATATTTTTATAGCAGCATTGATTTTTATGTTTGCATCATTCACAGATTTTATTGATGGATATCTTGCTAGAAAATATAATTTAGTCACTAATATGGGTAAATTCTTAGATCCATTAGCTGATAAACTTCTAGTTGGAAGTGCCTTTATTGTAATGGTTGAACTAGGTTTAATGCATAGTTGGATGGTAGTGGTTGTAATAGCAAGGGAATTTGCAGTTACAGGTCTTAGACTTTTGGCTGTAGAAAAAGGGGAAGTAATACCCGCAGGAATTCTAGGTAAATTAAAAACTATTAGCCAATTATTAGCTATTATTCTTATTTTATTAGGTAATCCAATTTTTAACAGTATTGGTTTTAAACTAGATTATATCCTATTATGGATTTCTGTATTATTGACTATTTTATCAGGATTAGAATATTTCAAAAATTCTTTACATGTATTTAAATAA
- the xerS gene encoding tyrosine recombinase XerS codes for MNQRDYYKQKINKILPEFPDYIEDFIDTYYDNLSPLTLHRYLETYKNFLNWTIRETISDAESIKEVQLSTLENISKKEMESYFKSLSREQVNGKYRSQTTVNNYKAAMRSLYKFLTVTSENEQGRAYFERNVMLKIPINRVKETLSSRSKKISEKIFLDSQDEEFLQYVEFEYEKTLSKHGKTFFLRDKARDLAILTLFLKSGIRVNELANLKVKDIDFLNSEINVIRKGNKVDTVIITKSALDRLNEYITSLPFKLNREDYVFISKNKAGLSIRAIQKLVMKYTDAFNVPMSPHKLRHSYGTKLALKTNGNIPIIMTQMGHSNSDTSMLYINESKKIIKQSIDKLDD; via the coding sequence ATGAATCAACGTGATTATTATAAACAAAAAATAAATAAAATACTTCCTGAATTCCCAGATTATATAGAAGACTTCATCGACACGTATTACGATAATTTATCGCCACTTACCTTACATAGATATTTAGAAACTTACAAGAATTTTCTAAACTGGACTATTAGAGAAACAATTTCAGATGCAGAAAGTATAAAAGAAGTTCAACTATCTACTTTAGAAAATATATCTAAAAAAGAAATGGAAAGTTATTTTAAAAGTCTCTCTCGTGAACAAGTTAATGGAAAATATAGAAGTCAAACGACTGTAAACAATTATAAGGCTGCTATGCGGTCTCTGTATAAGTTTCTTACTGTTACAAGCGAGAATGAACAAGGACGAGCTTATTTTGAGCGAAATGTAATGCTTAAGATACCTATTAATCGAGTGAAAGAGACATTATCATCAAGATCAAAGAAAATTTCTGAAAAGATATTCTTAGACTCTCAGGACGAAGAATTCTTGCAGTATGTTGAATTTGAGTACGAGAAAACTTTATCAAAACATGGAAAGACATTCTTTTTACGTGATAAAGCACGAGATCTTGCGATATTAACGCTATTTTTAAAAAGTGGTATTCGTGTTAATGAACTTGCTAATTTAAAGGTTAAGGATATAGATTTTCTAAATAGTGAAATAAACGTCATTAGAAAAGGTAATAAAGTAGACACCGTTATAATAACTAAATCAGCATTAGATAGACTTAATGAATACATAACTTCCCTACCTTTTAAACTTAATAGAGAAGACTATGTCTTTATTAGTAAAAATAAAGCTGGATTATCAATAAGAGCTATCCAAAAACTAGTTATGAAATATACCGATGCCTTTAATGTTCCTATGTCACCACATAAACTAAGACATAGTTACGGTACTAAATTAGCATTAAAAACAAACGGTAACATCCCAATCATTATGACTCAAATGGGACACTCTAACAGTGATACTTCAATGCTATATATTAATGAATCTAAAAAGATAATTAAACAATCTATTGATAAATTAGATGATTAG
- a CDS encoding CBU_0592 family membrane protein, which translates to MGIIVQVLGSLLILIGFVFSQLGKLKTTSLSYLLLNAIGALILGIDAFVGKQWGFVLLEGVWSIVAIHGLYNYLNNKEVK; encoded by the coding sequence ATGGGTATTATTGTACAAGTTTTAGGATCACTATTAATTCTTATCGGCTTTGTATTTAGCCAGTTAGGAAAACTTAAAACTACATCACTTAGTTATTTATTATTAAATGCTATCGGAGCATTAATTCTTGGTATTGATGCCTTTGTTGGGAAACAATGGGGATTTGTTTTACTAGAAGGTGTTTGGTCAATAGTTGCTATTCACGGATTATATAATTATTTAAATAATAAAGAAGTAAAATAA
- a CDS encoding GrpB family protein, with amino-acid sequence MIILDNILKDECFKKRYPITLVCHNNKWIEWYNEMEVKLSKLLNDIPINIYHIGSSVIPNIESKNIIDILIETIDDRNFDKIVQILSKEWELRWNEDDRAFLVKGYGEKGFLDKVFHLHIRKKGDITEVEFKNILLEHPVVAKKYEALKLKLEKEYKYDREGYTEGKTEFIDNIIKEYSLHK; translated from the coding sequence GTGATTATATTGGATAATATTCTGAAAGATGAGTGTTTTAAGAAAAGATATCCTATTACTTTAGTATGTCATAATAATAAATGGATAGAATGGTATAATGAGATGGAAGTAAAATTATCAAAATTACTTAATGATATACCTATAAATATTTATCATATTGGAAGTTCTGTAATACCAAATATAGAATCAAAAAATATAATAGATATACTTATAGAAACAATAGATGATAGAAATTTTGATAAAATAGTTCAAATTCTTTCTAAAGAATGGGAATTACGTTGGAATGAAGACGATAGAGCTTTTTTAGTTAAAGGATATGGCGAGAAAGGTTTTCTAGATAAAGTGTTTCATCTTCATATAAGAAAAAAAGGTGATATTACTGAAGTAGAATTCAAAAATATATTATTAGAACATCCAGTAGTTGCAAAGAAATATGAGGCTTTAAAGTTAAAACTAGAAAAAGAATATAAATATGATAGAGAAGGATATACTGAAGGAAAAACAGAATTTATAGATAATATTATAAAAGAATATAGTTTACATAAATAA
- the efp gene encoding elongation factor P, with protein sequence MISVNDFKTGVTIEVDGNIWKVMEFQHVKPGKGAAFVRSKLRNMRTGAVNDKTFRAGEKVAKAQINNQKMSYLYSTGEAYVFMDNATYEQIEVPEAQLEYELNFLKENMEVSILMFGDEILGIDLPTTVELTVTETEPGVKGDTAQGATKAATVETGYTLQVPLFVKEGDVLVINTAEGSYVSRA encoded by the coding sequence ATGATATCAGTTAATGATTTTAAAACTGGAGTTACTATCGAAGTTGATGGAAACATTTGGAAAGTAATGGAATTCCAACACGTTAAACCTGGTAAAGGAGCTGCTTTCGTACGTTCTAAATTAAGAAACATGCGTACAGGTGCAGTTAATGATAAAACATTCAGAGCTGGTGAGAAAGTAGCAAAAGCTCAAATCAATAACCAAAAAATGTCATACCTTTACTCAACAGGTGAAGCTTATGTATTTATGGATAACGCTACTTACGAGCAAATCGAAGTACCAGAAGCACAATTAGAATACGAATTAAACTTCTTAAAAGAAAATATGGAAGTTTCAATCTTAATGTTTGGTGATGAAATCTTAGGTATTGACTTACCAACAACAGTAGAACTTACTGTAACTGAAACTGAACCTGGTGTTAAAGGTGATACTGCACAAGGAGCTACTAAAGCTGCTACAGTAGAAACTGGATACACATTACAAGTACCTCTATTCGTTAAAGAAGGAGATGTATTAGTAATCAATACAGCAGAAGGTTCTTACGTATCAAGAGCATAA
- a CDS encoding GntP family permease has protein sequence MKLDKILIGLGLIIYSILAYFLGIHSYKLLLVFLGISVLIFLITKLHFEPFLSILIVAIILGLFLGLSPSSIIDSVEKGTGSLLGHLSLILGLGAMFGRILEELGAVEITAKKMISLFGIKRIQLGLLIAGMCISFSLFFDVAFILVIPIILAVAKELNLDKIYLALPASIGVLTIHALFPPHPSPSIITKTFHLNMAEVFFYGLIVAIPTAIIGGLLLTNSKMVQTKPIVQTEQNNISVLKIEKQLMSSGFAIVLMLLPVILITIPTVALSLNSLPTYLKDILTIISNPVTALIISLLIAIWKLMIVKHLRISSIAPLLSQSIKTIAVVLLINGAAGGLKQVLVDSKVTDEIVQITSGMNISPILISFFVAAILRISLGSATIAAITTLAIVEPLVPTISYSPVFIMLSITAGSMFCSHVNDPGFWLFKQYLNLDFKTTFKTWTLGTTIASIVAFIIILIMTSIT, from the coding sequence ATGAAATTAGATAAAATATTAATCGGCTTAGGATTAATTATATATTCAATCCTAGCTTATTTTTTAGGAATTCATTCTTATAAATTGTTATTAGTTTTCTTAGGAATTAGCGTACTAATATTTTTAATAACAAAATTACATTTTGAACCCTTCTTATCAATACTTATAGTAGCAATTATTCTAGGTTTATTTTTAGGCTTATCCCCTAGTTCAATAATTGATTCAGTAGAGAAGGGGACAGGATCTCTTCTAGGGCATCTGTCACTAATCTTAGGATTAGGAGCTATGTTTGGAAGAATACTAGAAGAATTAGGAGCAGTAGAAATTACTGCAAAGAAAATGATTAGTCTATTCGGAATCAAGAGGATTCAATTAGGTCTTCTTATTGCTGGAATGTGTATCAGTTTTTCTTTATTTTTTGATGTAGCTTTTATTTTAGTAATACCAATTATTTTAGCAGTAGCTAAAGAATTAAATTTGGATAAAATATACTTAGCTTTACCAGCAAGTATTGGTGTTCTAACAATCCATGCACTATTCCCACCACATCCTAGTCCAAGTATTATTACTAAAACATTCCATCTTAATATGGCGGAAGTATTCTTCTATGGTTTAATAGTTGCAATACCAACAGCAATTATCGGTGGTTTATTATTAACTAATTCAAAGATGGTACAAACTAAACCTATCGTACAAACTGAACAAAATAATATTAGTGTATTAAAAATAGAGAAACAGTTGATGAGTTCTGGTTTTGCTATCGTCCTAATGTTATTACCTGTTATATTAATTACTATTCCTACAGTAGCATTAAGTTTAAATAGTTTGCCAACTTACTTAAAAGATATATTAACAATTATAAGTAATCCAGTTACTGCATTGATAATCAGCTTATTAATAGCCATTTGGAAATTAATGATTGTAAAACATTTAAGGATTAGTAGTATTGCTCCATTGTTAAGTCAATCCATTAAAACAATAGCAGTCGTATTACTTATTAACGGTGCTGCTGGAGGTTTAAAACAGGTATTAGTAGATTCAAAGGTAACAGATGAGATAGTTCAAATAACTAGTGGTATGAACATATCACCAATACTTATTAGTTTCTTTGTTGCTGCCATCCTAAGAATATCATTAGGTAGTGCAACTATTGCAGCTATTACAACATTAGCAATAGTAGAACCTTTAGTTCCAACTATTAGTTATTCACCGGTATTTATAATGTTGAGTATTACTGCAGGAAGTATGTTCTGTTCACACGTAAATGATCCTGGTTTTTGGTTATTTAAACAGTATTTAAATTTAGATTTTAAAACAACATTTAAAACTTGGACATTAGGTACGACTATAGCTTCTATAGTAGCATTTATTATAATATTGATTATGACTTCGATTACATAA
- a CDS encoding insulinase family protein: MTFELIEKKYLKNINTNAYLYEHTKTRARLVFFENDDINKSFSISFKTIPYNDNGIFHILEHSVLCGSAKYPVKEPFVELLKGSFNTFLNAMTFPDKTMYPVSSKNEKDLEILMDIYLDAVFNPNLKVNKNILAQEGWHYHLENKEDELIYKGVVYNEMKGAYSSVDEVLDQYVSEHLFNDTPYKYSSGGKPEAIPSITQEEFLETYIYNYHPSNSYIFLYGNLNVNKYLEHIDSYLNNYDYKDYSDYNLSRQNHFSKEIVKRTYFNEELSNKAYVAYNYILGDSNEFSRIENIDIIDDILLGSSNTEFRKYFIENDFCEDVYSYVQKDRKETVYSIIFKYVKDDKLDNLDSEYKKLLKSIIEKGFDYEQVQASINKKNFSIKEEINKTSAPKGVSYAIRLLRTWLYSEEDILSSFDLDKVIADLQENCKDKKYESLAKEFLINNEKQAVLQLIPTLEKEQKEKNLVEYKASLSENELQDIVENTKSLQNWQNSIDKKEDLEKIKCVDAKEVELKNPFEETLFETYRDLKFSHYNAVTNGISYTKLLFDISDFELEQLQYASILSYLLFNFNTKNKTEAEVIKEIGANLGGVSSYIDVFRKHKSDECEVKFIISAKNLVEKSEELANILEETTLNVDFDDKEALYNVLLEVKLMLENKFKNSGHAFVARRISGFYNPQSKLASYHGEYDFYLFMNKLLDNYETDNESIRENLYNVAKLIFNKSRLLTNFVGNKEEYNDFKEVFTSFLEKYPEDTNRQKGFEIELEEHGYSEGFYFDSLVQYVGVGYNIKDYTGTHLVLRHILSLDYLWNNVRVKNGAYGAGAIFNNFGDFNLWSYRDPNLVETLDIYYNIDNYVRNFVADDQDLNKYIIGTLNTLDVLMSPSALATYSLNKYLTNSPFNIYDELVNEIKNTKVEDIQKLETVFKNMKSKAYTCVLGSKEKVLENKELFNKTIELK, translated from the coding sequence ATGACATTTGAACTTATAGAAAAGAAATATCTAAAAAATATTAATACAAATGCTTATCTTTATGAGCATACTAAAACTCGTGCTAGATTAGTTTTCTTTGAAAATGACGACATAAATAAAAGTTTTAGCATCAGTTTTAAAACTATCCCTTATAATGATAATGGTATTTTTCATATTTTAGAACATTCTGTTTTATGTGGTTCAGCGAAATATCCAGTAAAAGAACCTTTTGTAGAACTACTTAAAGGTTCTTTTAATACATTTTTAAATGCAATGACATTTCCTGATAAAACTATGTATCCAGTATCATCTAAAAATGAAAAAGATTTAGAAATATTAATGGACATCTATTTAGATGCCGTATTTAATCCGAATTTAAAAGTTAATAAAAATATACTAGCACAAGAAGGTTGGCATTACCATTTAGAAAATAAAGAGGATGAACTTATATACAAAGGTGTAGTTTATAATGAAATGAAAGGTGCATACTCATCAGTAGATGAAGTTCTTGATCAATATGTAAGTGAACACTTATTTAATGATACACCTTATAAATATTCTTCGGGAGGAAAGCCAGAGGCTATTCCTTCAATTACACAAGAAGAATTTTTAGAGACATACATTTATAATTATCACCCAAGTAACAGTTATATCTTCTTATATGGTAATCTAAATGTAAACAAATATTTGGAACATATCGATAGTTATTTAAATAACTATGATTATAAAGATTATAGTGACTATAACTTATCACGTCAAAATCATTTTTCAAAAGAAATTGTTAAGCGAACTTATTTCAACGAAGAGCTAAGCAACAAGGCATATGTTGCATATAATTACATCCTTGGTGATAGTAATGAATTCAGTAGAATTGAGAATATTGATATTATAGATGATATACTTCTAGGAAGTAGTAATACTGAATTTAGAAAATATTTCATAGAAAATGATTTTTGTGAAGATGTTTATAGTTATGTTCAAAAAGATAGAAAAGAAACTGTCTATTCAATCATCTTCAAATATGTAAAAGATGATAAATTAGATAATCTTGATAGTGAATACAAAAAACTTCTTAAATCAATCATTGAAAAAGGTTTTGATTATGAACAAGTACAAGCTTCAATCAATAAGAAAAATTTCTCAATTAAAGAAGAAATTAACAAAACTTCGGCACCTAAAGGTGTTTCTTACGCAATAAGATTATTAAGAACTTGGCTTTACAGTGAAGAAGATATCCTGTCTTCATTTGATTTAGATAAAGTTATAGCTGATTTACAAGAAAATTGTAAAGATAAAAAATATGAAAGTCTTGCAAAAGAGTTCCTAATTAATAATGAGAAACAGGCTGTTTTACAGTTAATTCCAACTTTAGAAAAAGAGCAAAAAGAGAAAAATCTAGTTGAATACAAAGCTTCATTATCTGAAAATGAACTACAAGATATAGTCGAAAATACGAAATCTCTACAAAACTGGCAAAATAGTATTGATAAGAAAGAAGATCTTGAAAAAATTAAATGTGTTGATGCTAAAGAAGTTGAGTTAAAAAATCCTTTTGAAGAAACATTATTTGAAACATATAGAGATTTAAAATTCTCTCATTATAATGCAGTAACAAATGGAATTTCTTATACTAAATTACTTTTTGATATTAGCGATTTTGAGCTAGAACAGCTTCAATACGCTTCAATTTTATCGTATTTATTATTTAACTTTAACACAAAAAATAAAACAGAGGCAGAAGTTATTAAAGAAATAGGAGCAAATCTTGGTGGAGTTAGTTCATATATAGATGTCTTTAGAAAACATAAGAGTGACGAATGCGAAGTTAAATTTATAATTAGTGCGAAAAATCTCGTTGAAAAATCAGAAGAATTAGCTAATATATTAGAAGAAACTACATTAAACGTTGATTTTGATGATAAAGAAGCATTATACAACGTCCTATTAGAAGTTAAATTAATGCTAGAAAACAAATTCAAGAATTCAGGGCATGCATTTGTAGCACGTCGAATTAGTGGATTCTATAATCCACAAAGTAAGTTAGCATCATACCATGGTGAATATGACTTCTACTTATTCATGAATAAGTTACTAGATAATTATGAAACTGACAATGAAAGTATAAGAGAAAATCTTTATAATGTAGCTAAGTTAATTTTCAATAAATCTAGATTATTAACTAACTTTGTTGGAAATAAAGAAGAATATAATGATTTTAAAGAAGTTTTTACTAGCTTCTTAGAAAAATATCCAGAAGATACAAATAGACAAAAAGGATTCGAAATAGAATTAGAAGAACATGGTTATTCTGAAGGATTTTACTTTGATTCTCTTGTACAGTATGTAGGTGTTGGATACAATATTAAAGATTATACCGGAACTCATTTAGTACTGAGACATATCCTAAGTTTAGATTATTTATGGAATAATGTTCGTGTGAAAAATGGAGCATACGGTGCTGGAGCAATATTTAATAACTTTGGTGATTTTAACTTATGGTCTTATCGTGATCCTAACTTAGTTGAAACATTAGATATATATTACAATATTGATAACTATGTTCGAAACTTTGTTGCTGATGATCAAGATCTAAATAAATACATTATCGGTACATTGAATACTTTAGATGTATTGATGTCACCAAGTGCGTTAGCAACATATTCACTTAATAAATATTTAACAAATTCACCATTTAATATTTATGATGAACTTGTAAATGAAATTAAAAATACCAAAGTTGAAGATATACAAAAATTAGAAACTGTATTTAAAAATATGAAATCTAAAGCCTATACTTGTGTGCTAGGTTCAAAAGAAAAAGTATTAGAAAATAAAGAATTATTCAATAAAACAATTGAATTAAAATAG
- a CDS encoding DUF1697 domain-containing protein, whose amino-acid sequence MKYVLLLRGINVGGKNKVSMADLKDAIAYLGYKNVITYINSGNIIFDTTENIGVVNDKISQILNSYPFKINKVILTKQEYIEELKNLPSWWKDDFYRKDVLFYSEDIDYSIIKERINNIPLKDEKVHFGKRAVFWGKFNEKNYLKTAYHKYLIKESFYKAVTIRNGRTFMKIAELLDNEH is encoded by the coding sequence ATGAAATACGTACTTTTGCTTCGTGGAATCAATGTTGGCGGTAAGAATAAAGTCTCTATGGCTGATTTGAAAGATGCGATTGCTTATTTAGGATATAAAAATGTTATTACCTATATTAACAGTGGTAATATTATATTTGATACCACTGAAAATATAGGTGTTGTTAATGATAAGATATCACAGATATTAAATTCATATCCTTTCAAAATTAATAAAGTAATACTGACAAAACAAGAATACATAGAAGAACTTAAAAATCTGCCTAGTTGGTGGAAAGATGATTTTTATAGAAAAGATGTACTTTTTTATAGTGAAGATATAGATTATTCTATTATCAAAGAACGAATAAATAATATACCTTTAAAAGACGAAAAAGTTCACTTTGGGAAAAGGGCTGTTTTTTGGGGGAAATTTAATGAAAAGAACTATTTAAAAACGGCATATCATAAATATTTAATTAAAGAATCTTTCTATAAAGCTGTTACTATTAGAAACGGAAGAACTTTTATGAAAATCGCTGAGTTACTAGATAATGAACACTAA
- the rpmB gene encoding 50S ribosomal protein L28 — MAKVCYVTGRKARSGNTRSHAMNANKRKFKANLQKVTILVDGQPKKVWVSARALKSGKVERV; from the coding sequence ATGGCAAAAGTTTGTTACGTTACTGGACGTAAAGCTCGTTCAGGAAATACTCGTTCACACGCAATGAACGCAAATAAAAGAAAATTCAAAGCTAATCTACAAAAAGTAACAATTTTAGTAGACGGACAACCTAAAAAAGTATGGGTTTCTGCTAGAGCTTTAAAATCTGGAAAAGTTGAGCGTGTATAA